The proteins below are encoded in one region of Brassica napus cultivar Da-Ae chromosome A6, Da-Ae, whole genome shotgun sequence:
- the BNAA06G07410D gene encoding uncharacterized protein BNAA06G07410D, with product MAEELLVNEERLTRTDSAEKKRVRDESDETVIDSPEVKRLRDDLFDVLDDSDPEPVSQDLDSVMKSFEDELSSTVTTVGETQPDLGYLLEASDDELGLPPVSPVPVAKEVETTETLTDLVRASSDSSGVDELWGFEDHLSNYYGSLDFGSGVGDYLAVEGLFEFSDDGFDAGELFSWRTESLPAE from the coding sequence ATGGCGGAGGAGTTGTTGGTTAACGAAGAGAGGCTAACTCGGACCGACTCAGCTGAGAAAAAGCGAGTCAGGGACGAGTCTGACGAAACGGTTATTGATTCCCCCGAGGTGAAGAGGCTGAGAGACGATTTATTCGACGTTCTCGATGACTCGGATCCTGAACCGGTGAGTCAAGATCTCGACTCGGTCATGAAGAGTTTCGAGGACGAGTTGTCTTCGACGGTTACCACGGTCGGTGAAACTCAGCCGGATCTCGGCTACCTTCTCGAGGCGTCCGATGACGAGCTTGGTCTGCCGCCGGTTTCTCCGGTTCCCGTCGCGAAGGAGGTTGAAACGACGGAGACGTTAACGGATCTGGTGCGAGCGTCGTCGGATTCGTCAGGAGTCGACGAGTTATGGGGGTTCGAGGATCATTTGTCGAATTACTACGGCTCGTTAGATTTCGGTTCCGGCGTCGGAGATTACCTTGCCGTAGAGGGGCTGTTTGAATTTTCCGATGATGGTTTCGATGCCGGCGAGCTATTTTCGTGGCGGACGGAGTCTTTACCGGCGgagtaa
- the LOC106375537 gene encoding uncharacterized protein At4g04775-like isoform X2, translating into MGRYSYSQPSSSSHSPDLTSLLEAECEMYAAEAEITRWNAEASDWEPSAEGDDGIPRTCYCGSEPVHGYSQTPKDPYRRYITCSNADDRDCHVWKWWDVAVEEELREFQRELNAVKGEANQREQKLLRLEKQVSEFTKKKSGAKLMVFSLVLGLVLLIVLGILGKDSEDWGVRALFL; encoded by the exons ATGGGACGATACAGTTACAGCCAGCCTTCTTCCTCCTCACACTCTCCAGACTTAACCTCCCTCCTTGAAGCCGAATGTGAGATGTACGCGGCTGAAGCTGAGATTACTCGGTGGAATGCAGAAGCCAGTGACTGGGAACCATCAGCAGAGGGTGATGATGGCATCCCAAGGACATGCTACTGTGGTTCAGAGCCAGTTCACGGATACTCCCAAACGCCAAAAGATCCATACCGACGTTACATAACGTGCTCCAATGCCGATGATAGAGACTGCCACGTCTGGAAATGGTGGGACGTGGCGGTGGAGGAGGAGCTGAGAGAGTTTCAGAGGGAGCTTAATGCGGTTAAGGGTGAAGCGAATCAACGTGAGCAGAAGTTACTCCGTCTTGAGAAGCAAGTTTCCGAGTTCACAAAGAAGAAATCAGGAGCTAAGCTAATGGTCTTCAGCTTAGTGTTAGGGTTGGTGTTGCTTATTGTGCTAG GAATACTTGGAAAGGATTCAGAGGATTGGGGCGTACGTGCTTTGTTT